Part of the Syntrophorhabdaceae bacterium genome, CATTATGGCAGCCAAGAGAACCTCCGATGTGATACCGCTCTGCCACCCGCTCTTTATCACCCACATCGATGTGGAGTACACGTTTTATGATAAGATGCACTCTGTAGAAATCAAATCCACGGTAAGGACCAATGGGCAGACGGGGGTCGAAATGGAAGCGCTTACGTGTTCAATGGTTGTGGCTCTCACCATCTACGACATGTGTAAGGCTGTGGATAAAGGGATTGAGCTCGGCCCGTTTTATCTTTTGGAAAAGAGTGGAGGA contains:
- the moaC gene encoding cyclic pyranopterin monophosphate synthase MoaC, which encodes MARFTHLDSKGNARMVDISEKKDTRREAVAAGRIKFSPATYDLVKKGHGPKGDIFTVAKVAGIMAAKRTSDVIPLCHPLFITHIDVEYTFYDKMHSVEIKSTVRTNGQTGVEMEALTCSMVVALTIYDMCKAVDKGIELGPFYLLEKSGGKSGTYVRKSPARKGQGA